The sequence CCCGCTCACGGCGCAACTAGTCGTATCAACCTCCGGGACGGACGCTGACTACATCGTCAAGTTGATCGACGTCTACCCAGGCAACGCGCCCAACGACTCTCCTAGGGCCTGTGGCCCGCCCATGGGTCACTATCAGCTCATGCTCTCCGCCGAGGTCTTGAGAGCAAAGTTTCGGGAAAGCTTTGTCAAGCCGGAGCCGATGAAGCCTGGAGTTCCAACTGGGCTGACGATCCACCTCCCCGAGCGCCTCCACCGTTTCCGGAAGGGTCATCGTCTCATGGTGCAGATCCAAAGCACGTGGTTCCCCATCATCGATCGGAACCCACAGCAGTTCGTCGACGTCTATAGCGCCAAGGAGGCGGACTTCCAGAAGGCCGCCCAGCGTGTTTACAGGAGCGGCGACCATCCGTCATACCTTACGCTCCCGCTCCTAACCGACGGCAACAGCGCTTCCGGAGGAGGCCATTGAGCGGTGAGAGCGGGAGAGCGTGTGACACAAACGGCTCCGGTGGGTACGATTGCAAATGGCGTAGGCGGCTGACACACACCGCTGGGTACCAGCTGCGAATTGGACGGGACCACTTCGGGGCGGGACGCGCCAAGTTCCCCCGGCTGGCGCTGGCAGCACACCTCGAGGGGCCGGGTCAGAGGCCGCGCTACTCCTGTGTGGTGTCCACGAGCGACCAGTATCCTGCTCATAAGCTCTAAGCGTGCAACACCCGCAATCGACAGACTGTTCTTCCAGTAGAACTCAACGGGTTGGTGAGGTCGGGTCCGCCGTGTGCCCCAATCCGCGCTGGTGCTGGATGTCCACTAACGCGGAGCGCTTCCCGAGATGTCCCCAGGCGAGCAGAGCGTGACAATGCGATTCCTCCTTGCCGCTTTGAGTGTTCTGTGCCTTGTTGATGACAATGGGAGTCAGCGAGAGCCAGTCGTTGGGCATACGTCACAAGACACCCTCCCCGGCCTGAAAGAGTGCCTCCAGCGTGAACTGGTGCCAAGGGGCTTTGCCGGCGCGGTGCTGGTGGGGGATCGTGATGCGACGCACTTTCAGCAGAGCTACGGCCAGGGCCTCACCTCCGAGACAAAGTTCTATATCGCGTCGATTTCGAAACAATTTGCCGCCATCGCGGTGCTGAAGCTCCAGGAGGGGGGCCGACTCAGCGTCGCAGACGAGATCTCGAAGTTCCTGCCGGCCGTACCTGTGGACAAGACGCATATCACGCTTCATGAATTACTGACGCACACCTCCGGCTTGCCACAGCAGTATGCTGCTGATGGCATCGTCGACCGCGGGGCGGCAATTCGGGCGGTCTTGGCCGAACCCTTGCAATCCGCCCCAGGCGAAAAGTTTCGCTATACCAATGACGGCTACAACCTCGTGGCGGCGATCATCGAGATCACTGCGCGCCAACCGTACGAGGCCTTTCTTAGGCGCGAACTGCTAGACCCCATCGGTCTGGCCGACACAGGCTTTTGGGGCGAACCGACGACTCATGGCGCACTAATCGCTCCCACCATGCGCCCGATTGAGCCCACGCCGAATTGGGGATTCCGCGGGGCCACTGGAATGTACTCAACCACGACTGACCTGTATCGCTGGACCCGCGCCTTGCTTGACCACCGGATCCTTTCGAGTGCGACCACGAACACGCTCTTGCAGCCCTATGTTTCGACGTCCGCTGGCGACTATGGCTACGGCTGGTTCACCTCCGCGACGCCCCAAGGCAATAAGCTGTGGACGGCGGGTTACGAGGACTTTGGTCACAGCGGCATTGTCACTGCGTATCCAGGGGGCAGAATAAGCGTGGTACTTTCAAGTGCTGGAGAGGTAGGGGGCAAGCCGGCCCGAGACGTCGCGAATGCAGCGATCGACCGTGCGCTCTTTGGGCCAAGCTCGCAGTGCGGTTCGAACCCGATCATCGAGGCGCTCGATTCGACCAAGCACCTCGTGCCCTACAGCGTGAGCCTTGAGGTCACGACCTACGCGGGACGAAAAGGGGTGCGG comes from Vicinamibacteria bacterium and encodes:
- a CDS encoding serine hydrolase, which translates into the protein MRFLLAALSVLCLVDDNGSQREPVVGHTSQDTLPGLKECLQRELVPRGFAGAVLVGDRDATHFQQSYGQGLTSETKFYIASISKQFAAIAVLKLQEGGRLSVADEISKFLPAVPVDKTHITLHELLTHTSGLPQQYAADGIVDRGAAIRAVLAEPLQSAPGEKFRYTNDGYNLVAAIIEITARQPYEAFLRRELLDPIGLADTGFWGEPTTHGALIAPTMRPIEPTPNWGFRGATGMYSTTTDLYRWTRALLDHRILSSATTNTLLQPYVSTSAGDYGYGWFTSATPQGNKLWTAGYEDFGHSGIVTAYPGGRISVVLSSAGEVGGKPARDVANAAIDRALFGPSSQCGSNPIIEALDSTKHLVPYSVSLEVTTYAGRKGVRLLNQPPLGSDTMAVVQGTDLQDGTIDVDVAGKPVAGASTGARGFIGIAFRIGTNPAEYECFYLRPTNGRADDQLRRNHSTQYISAPKFDFDRFRREAPGVYESYVDLIPGAWTHIRIVVRGQSAKLFVNGTSQPVLIVNDVKHPARSGPVGLWIGDETDGYFSNLRIEPEG